Proteins encoded together in one Papaver somniferum cultivar HN1 unplaced genomic scaffold, ASM357369v1 unplaced-scaffold_21, whole genome shotgun sequence window:
- the LOC113340086 gene encoding uncharacterized protein LOC113340086 isoform X2, translating to MATMQPPQIGSGDDITTNNTMTVMKMKKKRTYKRKDCRGDMPAVKKKRIDTNTSTAIENKRKDCHGTDTPTVTEKNKRAYRRKKYLPHDLIMEEILTKLPVPTLLTSVLVSRLWDDDGVVQKPQYGCHFFRFDTEMFKGKRNILQFDRFRGRALGRGIFEMGRFSLYLSSSQSWERHLQNPHHLPRLWVDPSANEYKLVSIFCTPQKELNLLVFTLGTKSWRNVTATTTPVLGRPVLKIRVPTGSDKSAIFCTTSSSSSGYLVWKILVTLGGAGSHHIQPDNSNVVNNEIEMLLSFNLHDDKICFIQLPAKRTTEEQQKHLLVDYPHILEFMGSPCIARIEKRSGKGSDYPHIFRDGHQGIGSSNSCCCCCCKVHLYVLKDKVKQVWVKEESFEVCTNSTPNYVTPDPCCFCFGSTTTTPPTRIFSFSGQILLYWFNGKHLQVYNLHSQRLQLVVTADTIEDKIFWSKRKEPLHMNISGDDDIYCSSMDYQLQCHEENYLSLETFIPGGVEGVNADDFSHSDMDRCWAYWFINRSSRLYFPSYK from the exons ATGGCGACGATGCAACCCCCGCAAATTGGTTCTGGTGATGATATAACCACCAATAATACAATGacagtgatgaagatgaagaagaagagaacttaTAAAAGGAAAGATTGCAGAGGTGACATGCCAGcagtgaagaagaaaagaatagaTACAAATACTTCAACAGCGATTgagaacaaaagaaaagattGTCATGGAACAGATACTCCAACTGTGACGGAGAAGAATAAGAGAGCATATAGAAGGAAGAAGTACCTTCCTCATGATTTAATCATGGAAGAAATATTAACCAAGCTTCCAGTCCCAACACTGCTGACGTCTGTTCTGGTATCCAGACTCTG GGATGATGATGGGGTTGTTCAAAAGCCTCAATATGGGTGTCACTTTTTCAGATTTGATACTGAAATGTTCAAGGGTAAGCGAAACATTCTACAGTTTGACAGGTTTCGAGGTCGTGCTTTAGGTCGTGGTATATTTGAAATG GGAAGATTTTCTCTGTATCTTTCATCCAGCCAAAGTTGGGAAAGGCATCTCCAGAACCCGCATCATCTGCCACGGCTTTGGGTTGATCCCTCAGCAAACGAGTACAAGTTGGTAAGTATTTTTTGTACTCCTCAAAAGGAACTTAACTTGCTAGTATTTACATTGGGAACGAAATCATGGAGAAATGTCACTGCTACAACCACGCCCGTATTAGGTCGTCCTGTATTAAAGATAAGAGTGCCCACAGGTAGTGACAAATCAGCCATCTTCTGTACtactagcagcagcagcagtggataTTTGGTCTGGAAGATATTGGTAACTTTGGGGGGAGCAGGATCTCATCATATCCAACCTGATAATAGTAATGTAGTTAATAATGAAATAGAGATGTTACTGTCATTTAATCTCCATGATGACAAGATTTGTTTCATTCAACTACCAGCTAAACGTACAACAGAGGAGCAGCAGAAGCACTTACTTGTTGATTATCCTCATATTCTGGAGTTCATGGGATCTCCTTGTATTGCGCGTATCGAAAAAAGATCAGGGAAAGGAAGTGATTATCCTCACATTTTCCGTGATGGTCATCAGGGTATCGGCAGTAGTAatagttgctgctgctgttgttgtaaaGTTCATTTGTATGTACTGAAGGATAAAGTCAAACAAGTGTGGGTTAAGGAGGAGAGTTTTGAGGTTTGTACAAATTCTACTCCCAATTACGTGACACCAGATCCCTGTTGTTTTTGCTTTGGCAGTACTACTACTACACCTCCTACTCGCATATTCAGTTTCTCAGGTCAGATATTACTTTACTGGTTCAACGGGAAGCATCTTCAAGTTTACAACTTGCATTCTCAAAGGCTTCAGCTTGTAGTGACTGCTGATACTATAGAGGACAAAATTTTTTGGTCTAAGAGGAAAGAACCACTGCACATGAATATTTCTGGTGATGATGATATTTATTGCTCCAGTATGGATTATCAGCTGCAGTGTCATGAAGAGAACTACCTTTCTCTGGAAACCTTCATTCCAGGAGGAGTGGAAGGAGTTAATGCTGATGATTTCAGCCACTCTGATATGGACAGATGTTGGGCATACTGGTTTATCAACAGGAGCTCAAGATTGTATTTTCCTTCTTATAAGTAG
- the LOC113340086 gene encoding uncharacterized protein LOC113340086 isoform X1 — protein sequence MATMQPPQIGSGDDITTNNTMTVMKMKKKRTYKRKDCRGDMPAVKKKRIDTNTSTAIENKRKDCHGTDTPTVTEKNKRAYRRKKYLPHDLIMEEILTKLPVPTLLTSVLVSRLWYNSIHNDHKRLTYSHFLESQKRPKVILSLLNVRDDDGVVQKPQYGCHFFRFDTEMFKGKRNILQFDRFRGRALGRGIFEMGRFSLYLSSSQSWERHLQNPHHLPRLWVDPSANEYKLVSIFCTPQKELNLLVFTLGTKSWRNVTATTTPVLGRPVLKIRVPTGSDKSAIFCTTSSSSSGYLVWKILVTLGGAGSHHIQPDNSNVVNNEIEMLLSFNLHDDKICFIQLPAKRTTEEQQKHLLVDYPHILEFMGSPCIARIEKRSGKGSDYPHIFRDGHQGIGSSNSCCCCCCKVHLYVLKDKVKQVWVKEESFEVCTNSTPNYVTPDPCCFCFGSTTTTPPTRIFSFSGQILLYWFNGKHLQVYNLHSQRLQLVVTADTIEDKIFWSKRKEPLHMNISGDDDIYCSSMDYQLQCHEENYLSLETFIPGGVEGVNADDFSHSDMDRCWAYWFINRSSRLYFPSYK from the exons ATGGCGACGATGCAACCCCCGCAAATTGGTTCTGGTGATGATATAACCACCAATAATACAATGacagtgatgaagatgaagaagaagagaacttaTAAAAGGAAAGATTGCAGAGGTGACATGCCAGcagtgaagaagaaaagaatagaTACAAATACTTCAACAGCGATTgagaacaaaagaaaagattGTCATGGAACAGATACTCCAACTGTGACGGAGAAGAATAAGAGAGCATATAGAAGGAAGAAGTACCTTCCTCATGATTTAATCATGGAAGAAATATTAACCAAGCTTCCAGTCCCAACACTGCTGACGTCTGTTCTGGTATCCAGACTCTGGTATAACTCCATTCACAATGATCATAAGCGTTTAACTTATTCTCATTTCCTTGAATCGCAGAAACGGCCCAAGGTTATCCTTAGTCTTTTAAATGTCAGGGATGATGATGGGGTTGTTCAAAAGCCTCAATATGGGTGTCACTTTTTCAGATTTGATACTGAAATGTTCAAGGGTAAGCGAAACATTCTACAGTTTGACAGGTTTCGAGGTCGTGCTTTAGGTCGTGGTATATTTGAAATG GGAAGATTTTCTCTGTATCTTTCATCCAGCCAAAGTTGGGAAAGGCATCTCCAGAACCCGCATCATCTGCCACGGCTTTGGGTTGATCCCTCAGCAAACGAGTACAAGTTGGTAAGTATTTTTTGTACTCCTCAAAAGGAACTTAACTTGCTAGTATTTACATTGGGAACGAAATCATGGAGAAATGTCACTGCTACAACCACGCCCGTATTAGGTCGTCCTGTATTAAAGATAAGAGTGCCCACAGGTAGTGACAAATCAGCCATCTTCTGTACtactagcagcagcagcagtggataTTTGGTCTGGAAGATATTGGTAACTTTGGGGGGAGCAGGATCTCATCATATCCAACCTGATAATAGTAATGTAGTTAATAATGAAATAGAGATGTTACTGTCATTTAATCTCCATGATGACAAGATTTGTTTCATTCAACTACCAGCTAAACGTACAACAGAGGAGCAGCAGAAGCACTTACTTGTTGATTATCCTCATATTCTGGAGTTCATGGGATCTCCTTGTATTGCGCGTATCGAAAAAAGATCAGGGAAAGGAAGTGATTATCCTCACATTTTCCGTGATGGTCATCAGGGTATCGGCAGTAGTAatagttgctgctgctgttgttgtaaaGTTCATTTGTATGTACTGAAGGATAAAGTCAAACAAGTGTGGGTTAAGGAGGAGAGTTTTGAGGTTTGTACAAATTCTACTCCCAATTACGTGACACCAGATCCCTGTTGTTTTTGCTTTGGCAGTACTACTACTACACCTCCTACTCGCATATTCAGTTTCTCAGGTCAGATATTACTTTACTGGTTCAACGGGAAGCATCTTCAAGTTTACAACTTGCATTCTCAAAGGCTTCAGCTTGTAGTGACTGCTGATACTATAGAGGACAAAATTTTTTGGTCTAAGAGGAAAGAACCACTGCACATGAATATTTCTGGTGATGATGATATTTATTGCTCCAGTATGGATTATCAGCTGCAGTGTCATGAAGAGAACTACCTTTCTCTGGAAACCTTCATTCCAGGAGGAGTGGAAGGAGTTAATGCTGATGATTTCAGCCACTCTGATATGGACAGATGTTGGGCATACTGGTTTATCAACAGGAGCTCAAGATTGTATTTTCCTTCTTATAAGTAG